One genomic region from Evansella sp. LMS18 encodes:
- a CDS encoding universal stress protein, with translation MPVRYNTVLVAVDGSDEAKRALKKAITIAKDNTAKLLIVHVVDTRTFASIEHYDRMIFTEAEKYAEDMLKDYKEQAINAGVKDVSMIIEYGSPKVKITRDVVKKHEVDLIVTGATGLNAVERFLIGSVSEHITRHARCDVLIVRTDMAEE, from the coding sequence ATGCCAGTACGCTACAATACTGTATTAGTTGCTGTTGACGGATCGGACGAAGCAAAAAGAGCACTTAAGAAAGCTATCACTATCGCCAAGGATAACACAGCAAAACTGCTTATTGTGCATGTAGTGGACACCAGGACTTTCGCTTCCATTGAGCATTATGACAGGATGATATTTACAGAAGCTGAAAAATACGCAGAGGACATGCTGAAAGATTATAAAGAGCAGGCTATAAATGCAGGGGTAAAAGACGTCAGCATGATTATTGAATATGGGTCTCCAAAGGTTAAGATAACAAGAGATGTTGTCAAGAAACATGAGGTGGATTTAATCGTCACCGGAGCAACTGGTTTAAACGCTGTAGAGCGCTTCCTTATCGGAAGTGTCTCAGAACACATCACCCGCCATGCACGTTGCGATGTATTGATCGTACGTACTGATATGGCGGAAGAATAA
- a CDS encoding Xaa-Pro peptidase family protein has product MNKQNESLKSWMKESNIDVLLCQTRANVYYISGFDTDPHERLVGVFLFQEAEPLLVCPGMEVNQVKDVFTEGEIIGYSDTEDPWQKIKEAFLARGISPQRIAVEQNLPWHRVKVLEGLYPEAELIDGDDALLGQRVIKTQTEIKNLRAAARLADYGVEVGISALKEGVTEMEVLAKIEYELKKEGVREMSFSTMVLFGEKAGDPHGNPGSRKLKKGDAVLFDLGVVKDGYCSDITRTVFYGEVREKDQIVYETVLAAQEASLAECKPGNPISGLDKAARNLIADRGYGDYFPHRIGHGLGIEVHEFPSLNDQNEAPLQTGMTLTIEPGIYIPNKLGVRIEDDVLVTEDGPETLTIFPKDITVVPEK; this is encoded by the coding sequence TTGAACAAGCAGAACGAGTCACTGAAATCCTGGATGAAGGAAAGTAATATTGATGTGCTTTTATGCCAGACAAGGGCAAATGTTTATTACATAAGCGGATTTGATACAGACCCGCATGAAAGATTAGTGGGAGTGTTTCTGTTTCAGGAGGCGGAACCCTTGCTCGTTTGCCCAGGAATGGAAGTGAACCAGGTCAAGGATGTTTTTACCGAGGGCGAGATTATCGGGTACAGCGATACAGAAGATCCATGGCAAAAAATTAAAGAAGCCTTCCTCGCGAGGGGTATTTCTCCACAGAGAATTGCTGTAGAGCAGAACCTCCCATGGCACAGGGTAAAAGTTCTGGAAGGTTTATATCCTGAGGCGGAACTCATAGACGGGGATGACGCCCTGCTTGGACAGCGTGTTATAAAAACCCAAACAGAAATCAAGAACCTGAGAGCCGCTGCAAGGCTGGCTGACTACGGGGTGGAAGTAGGTATTTCCGCCTTAAAAGAAGGCGTAACTGAAATGGAAGTTCTGGCGAAAATCGAGTATGAACTCAAAAAAGAGGGTGTCCGGGAAATGTCCTTTTCCACGATGGTTCTTTTCGGGGAAAAAGCAGGAGATCCTCACGGAAATCCTGGCAGCCGCAAGCTGAAAAAAGGTGATGCCGTTCTTTTTGATCTAGGTGTAGTTAAAGATGGTTATTGTTCAGATATCACAAGAACAGTTTTCTATGGAGAAGTAAGAGAAAAAGACCAGATTGTTTATGAAACAGTTCTTGCAGCCCAGGAAGCTTCCCTTGCTGAATGTAAGCCAGGCAATCCGATTTCGGGACTCGATAAAGCTGCGAGAAATTTAATAGCAGACAGAGGCTATGGGGATTATTTCCCTCACCGGATTGGCCATGGATTAGGAATCGAAGTCCACGAGTTCCCATCTCTTAATGACCAGAATGAAGCGCCACTGCAAACCGGAATGACTCTTACCATCGAGCCTGGCATATACATTCCGAATAAACTGGGCGTCAGAATTGAAGATGATGTTTTAGTGACAGAAGACGGCCCTGAAACGTTAACAATCTTTCCAAAAGATATAACAGTAGTACCGGAAAAATAA
- a CDS encoding RDD family protein, translated as MSDIYAENTEEAGKEILVPEKTYAPAGFWMRFWAYLIDIAIAASINGIILTPLFFLTNLNDLTLGIYTAGGFLTALVSYSYFVVLTKFWGQTLGKRIMGIKVLSDSPEGLAWKDVIMREVVGRYIHQSLAITNILYVIVAFHPKKKGLHDIFADTHVVLEPRSK; from the coding sequence ATGAGCGATATATACGCTGAAAATACTGAAGAAGCTGGGAAAGAAATTCTGGTGCCGGAAAAAACATATGCACCTGCCGGGTTCTGGATGCGTTTCTGGGCTTACCTTATTGATATAGCCATTGCTGCAAGTATCAATGGAATAATTCTCACGCCACTGTTTTTCCTCACTAACCTGAATGATTTAACTTTAGGAATATACACTGCCGGCGGGTTTCTCACTGCATTGGTAAGTTACTCTTATTTTGTAGTTTTAACAAAATTTTGGGGACAGACTTTAGGAAAAAGAATTATGGGTATTAAAGTTTTGTCTGACAGTCCGGAAGGTTTAGCCTGGAAGGATGTAATAATGAGGGAAGTAGTAGGGAGGTATATCCATCAGTCTCTGGCAATTACGAATATCCTTTATGTGATAGTTGCTTTTCATCCAAAGAAAAAGGGGCTGCATGATATTTTTGCCGACACTCATGTTGTGCTGGAGCCACGGTCAAAATAA
- the tpx gene encoding thiol peroxidase, whose product MAEITFKGNPVTLKGSKVEAGDKAPDFKVLANDLSEVTLEDSKGKVRLISVVPSIDTGVCDAQTKRFNEEASKLDGVQVLTVSVDLPFAQKRWCAAEGVENLQTLSDHRDLSFGTNYGVAIEELRLLARSVFVVDSSDKVTYAEYVQEVTDHPDYDRAIEEAQKALDN is encoded by the coding sequence ATGGCAGAAATTACGTTCAAAGGTAATCCGGTAACACTTAAAGGGAGTAAAGTAGAAGCTGGTGACAAGGCTCCGGATTTTAAAGTCCTGGCAAATGATTTATCAGAGGTAACTCTGGAGGATTCGAAGGGAAAGGTCAGGCTGATCAGCGTTGTACCTTCCATCGATACAGGTGTTTGTGATGCGCAGACAAAGCGTTTTAACGAAGAAGCATCCAAGCTGGATGGTGTGCAGGTCTTAACGGTTAGTGTAGATCTTCCTTTTGCTCAGAAACGCTGGTGTGCAGCTGAGGGTGTTGAAAATCTTCAGACGTTATCAGACCACAGGGATCTTTCCTTCGGTACAAATTACGGAGTAGCAATTGAGGAGCTTCGTCTTCTGGCCCGTTCTGTATTTGTTGTCGACAGCTCGGATAAAGTTACATACGCTGAGTATGTTCAGGAAGTTACTGATCACCCTGACTATGACAGGGCAATAGAAGAAGCTCAAAAAGCTCTTGATAATTAA
- a CDS encoding CBS domain-containing protein: protein MTKHEQILQHIQSLDVGNKISVRQIAKALQVSEGTAYRAIKDAENQGLVSTIERVGTIRIEKKQKENIEKLTYAEVINIVDGQVLGGRNGLYKTLTKFVIGAMKAEAMMRYVDAGNLLIVGNREQVHKLAIEAGAAVLITGGFDTNEEVKQIADRLELPIISTSYDTFTVATMINRAIYDQLIKKEIALVEDILIPREKTNYLTTSHTVEKWHELNSQTGHSRYPVVDSENKLYGMVTSKDVIGVSPFVEVEKVMTKSPIAVSPKTSVASSAHMMVWEGIELLPVIDQNKKLVGIISRQDVLKALQMLQRQPHVGETIEDLVTRHMEDVSSAKEVCYQLEVNPQMTNHLGTISYGVITTIVTEAGSRALRKYKKGDLVVENITLFFIKPVQIESEILIVPRVLEVGRKFAKVDVELFYGGQIVGKAMLMAQLIDR from the coding sequence ATGACAAAGCATGAGCAGATCCTGCAGCATATTCAGTCGCTGGATGTAGGTAACAAAATATCCGTCCGCCAGATTGCAAAAGCGCTTCAGGTAAGTGAAGGAACGGCATACCGCGCGATTAAAGATGCAGAGAACCAGGGGCTTGTTAGCACAATTGAACGTGTGGGAACGATCCGGATAGAAAAGAAGCAAAAAGAGAATATCGAAAAACTAACGTACGCCGAGGTTATTAATATTGTTGATGGCCAGGTGCTTGGCGGCAGAAATGGTTTATATAAAACGCTGACTAAATTTGTTATAGGCGCAATGAAAGCCGAGGCAATGATGCGTTATGTAGACGCAGGAAATCTGCTGATTGTCGGTAACCGGGAACAAGTCCATAAGCTGGCCATTGAAGCTGGCGCAGCTGTTTTAATAACCGGTGGGTTTGACACTAATGAAGAAGTGAAACAGATTGCGGACAGGCTGGAGCTTCCTATCATTTCCACCTCGTATGACACTTTCACAGTTGCAACAATGATTAACAGAGCGATATACGACCAGCTTATAAAAAAGGAAATCGCCCTGGTGGAAGATATACTTATTCCCCGTGAAAAAACTAATTATCTGACTACCTCCCACACAGTTGAAAAATGGCATGAACTTAACAGCCAGACAGGGCACAGCAGATATCCTGTAGTAGACAGTGAAAATAAACTGTACGGAATGGTAACCTCTAAAGATGTGATTGGGGTAAGCCCGTTTGTTGAGGTAGAAAAAGTAATGACAAAAAGCCCGATAGCAGTGAGCCCGAAAACTTCTGTGGCTTCCTCAGCCCATATGATGGTCTGGGAGGGGATAGAACTGCTCCCGGTTATTGACCAGAACAAAAAACTGGTGGGCATCATCAGCAGACAGGACGTGCTCAAGGCGCTGCAGATGCTTCAGCGGCAGCCTCATGTAGGTGAGACAATTGAAGACCTTGTTACAAGGCATATGGAGGACGTCTCGTCTGCAAAAGAGGTTTGTTACCAGCTTGAAGTAAACCCGCAAATGACGAACCATCTCGGGACGATTTCTTATGGTGTAATCACAACTATAGTTACTGAAGCGGGGAGCAGGGCGCTCCGAAAATATAAAAAGGGCGACCTTGTGGTGGAAAATATCACCTTGTTTTTCATTAAACCGGTGCAGATTGAAAGCGAAATACTCATTGTTCCAAGAGTGCTCGAAGTGGGCAGAAAGTTTGCCAAGGTAGACGTGGAGCTTTTCTATGGCGGGCAGATTGTGGGGAAAGCGATGCTCATGGCCCAGCTGATCGACCGTTGA
- a CDS encoding acetate kinase — MSKIMAINAGSSSLKFQLLEMPEEKVLTKGVVERIGLNDSIFTIEVEGEKKKDVGDIEDHSQAVKILLDKLTSYNIIGSLNEIEGIGHRVVHGGEKFNDSVLITDEVLAGIEDVSELAPLHNPANLVGISAFREVLPEVPAVAVFDTAFHQTMPKDSYLYSLPYEYYEKYGIRKYGFHGTSHKYVSERAAELLDRPIDQLRLISCHLGNGASIAAIEGGKSIDTSMGFTPLAGVTMGTRSGNIDPALIPYIMEKANISAEEVIQVLNKKSGMLALSGFSSDLRDIEITASEGNDRAKLALNVFTSRIHKYIGSYAARMHGLDAVIFTAGIGENSDVIRAKVLEGLEFMGIYWDPALNKVRGKEAFLNYPHSPVKVIVIPTNEEVMIARDTVRLTK; from the coding sequence ATGTCTAAAATCATGGCAATAAACGCCGGAAGCTCTTCCTTAAAGTTTCAGCTTCTGGAAATGCCCGAAGAAAAAGTGCTTACAAAAGGTGTTGTTGAACGAATCGGCTTAAACGATTCTATCTTTACCATTGAAGTAGAAGGAGAAAAAAAGAAGGATGTCGGTGATATTGAAGACCACTCCCAGGCTGTTAAAATCCTTCTTGATAAGCTGACTTCGTACAATATCATCGGTTCCCTGAACGAAATTGAGGGTATCGGGCACAGAGTTGTTCACGGAGGGGAAAAATTTAATGATTCCGTCCTTATCACAGATGAAGTGTTAGCAGGGATAGAAGATGTTTCTGAACTTGCCCCATTGCATAACCCGGCAAACCTGGTTGGTATCAGTGCCTTCCGTGAAGTGCTGCCGGAAGTTCCTGCAGTAGCTGTTTTTGACACAGCTTTCCATCAGACGATGCCAAAGGACTCGTACCTTTACAGCCTTCCTTATGAGTATTATGAGAAATATGGCATCCGTAAATATGGTTTCCACGGCACGTCACATAAGTATGTCTCAGAAAGAGCGGCTGAATTACTGGACAGGCCAATCGATCAGCTCCGCCTCATTTCCTGTCATCTAGGTAACGGTGCGAGTATTGCAGCGATTGAAGGCGGTAAATCCATTGATACTTCTATGGGGTTCACCCCTCTTGCTGGTGTGACCATGGGAACCCGTTCCGGTAACATTGACCCTGCCCTGATCCCATATATCATGGAAAAAGCCAATATAAGCGCGGAAGAAGTTATTCAGGTTCTTAACAAGAAAAGCGGTATGCTGGCACTTTCAGGTTTTTCAAGTGATCTGAGAGATATTGAAATCACTGCAAGTGAAGGCAATGATAGAGCAAAACTTGCGCTTAATGTATTCACCTCCCGAATCCATAAATACATCGGGTCGTATGCGGCAAGAATGCATGGTCTTGATGCAGTAATTTTCACAGCAGGTATTGGTGAAAACAGTGATGTAATCAGAGCGAAAGTACTCGAAGGACTTGAATTTATGGGGATTTACTGGGATCCTGCCCTTAATAAAGTCCGGGGAAAAGAAGCATTCCTCAACTACCCTCATTCACCTGTTAAAGTAATTGTGATACCTACAAATGAAGAAGTAATGATAGCGAGAGACACTGTTCGTCTGACAAAATAA
- a CDS encoding EcsC family protein, producing the protein MAWSVREEQVWEEIEKWEGEHFSKQVTDFTLTAYKMLNSSLESLGSMNEKLLASLDDIIFHFYAIIQHRHFDEKKIAGLLSQARVFREDIYYIEDMKKLTIDQLRFIAEKQLARQKAAALFQGGATGAGGLLFMLADLPLMLAVNLRTIQLTAMNYGYDLRNPYEMMLVLKLFHAVSLPHHLQHEAWEEVFREAESSQGEAIFYDGKEDVTSKVWMQQPLKQTGKLLALGLLRRKTVQGVPLIGAAVGAGVNFSFARHVAEASHVFYQKRYLLEKKNK; encoded by the coding sequence ATGGCCTGGTCGGTAAGAGAGGAACAAGTCTGGGAGGAGATTGAGAAGTGGGAGGGAGAGCATTTTTCCAAACAAGTAACCGACTTTACGCTCACAGCCTATAAAATGCTTAACAGCAGTCTGGAATCACTTGGGTCCATGAACGAGAAACTTCTTGCCAGTCTGGATGATATAATATTTCATTTTTATGCGATTATCCAGCACAGGCACTTTGATGAAAAAAAGATAGCTGGTCTCCTTTCACAAGCAAGAGTTTTCCGGGAGGATATTTATTATATTGAAGATATGAAAAAACTGACTATTGACCAGCTTCGGTTTATTGCAGAAAAACAGCTGGCGAGACAAAAGGCGGCAGCTCTGTTTCAGGGAGGAGCAACAGGGGCGGGAGGGTTGTTGTTTATGCTGGCGGATCTGCCTCTGATGCTGGCAGTTAATTTGAGGACTATTCAGCTTACGGCAATGAATTATGGGTATGATTTAAGGAATCCTTACGAAATGATGCTTGTTCTTAAACTTTTTCATGCAGTATCTTTACCGCACCATTTACAGCATGAGGCCTGGGAGGAAGTTTTCAGAGAAGCGGAATCTTCACAGGGAGAGGCAATATTTTACGATGGCAAGGAAGATGTAACCAGTAAAGTGTGGATGCAGCAGCCGTTAAAGCAAACAGGAAAGCTGCTTGCTTTAGGATTGCTCAGAAGAAAAACAGTTCAGGGAGTCCCGCTGATTGGAGCAGCTGTTGGAGCAGGGGTTAATTTCTCGTTTGCCCGGCATGTGGCAGAAGCCTCGCATGTTTTTTATCAAAAAAGATATTTGCTGGAAAAGAAGAATAAATAA
- a CDS encoding class I SAM-dependent methyltransferase: MDNYNLTNTELIFNALDNGASLIQKEKDDTYLDALAEMGEVIFHEEIPSWLSETGHAQLSKAMKELPEKGAAAKEEYRRAVQLAVLKGMKEATQPHHAMTPDAVSLFIGYLADKVLGYEENGEAKVILDPAVGAGNLLTAVMNQVKTKTHGAGAEADETLLRLSFINANLQEHSVDLFHQDSVASPLIKNVDMIVTDLPAGYYPNDAVASRFTLASKEGHSFVHHLLIEQTVNHVKPGGFMFFLVPNFIFESEEAKELHEYIKKEAIIYSFLQLPKSMFKNQKWGKSILVLRKQKDGIIPPKQALLAELPSFSNKQALADIMQRIAGWFDDHLR; this comes from the coding sequence ATGGATAATTATAATTTAACAAATACAGAATTGATCTTTAATGCTTTAGATAATGGAGCAAGCCTTATTCAAAAAGAGAAAGATGATACATACCTGGACGCGCTGGCGGAGATGGGAGAAGTGATTTTTCATGAAGAGATTCCTTCCTGGCTGTCAGAAACAGGCCATGCCCAGCTTTCAAAAGCAATGAAAGAGCTCCCGGAGAAAGGAGCAGCTGCTAAAGAAGAATACCGCCGGGCGGTGCAGCTTGCTGTTTTAAAAGGTATGAAGGAAGCCACACAGCCTCATCATGCCATGACACCAGATGCAGTTAGTTTATTTATTGGATACTTAGCGGATAAAGTTCTCGGCTATGAGGAGAACGGGGAAGCAAAGGTAATCCTGGATCCGGCTGTTGGTGCAGGAAACCTGTTGACAGCAGTGATGAATCAAGTGAAAACGAAGACTCACGGGGCAGGAGCAGAAGCAGATGAAACTTTGCTGAGATTATCTTTTATAAACGCGAACCTCCAGGAACACTCTGTGGATTTATTCCATCAGGACAGTGTCGCATCTCCGTTAATTAAAAATGTTGATATGATAGTGACAGACCTGCCTGCTGGCTATTATCCTAATGATGCTGTGGCATCCAGGTTCACTCTTGCATCAAAAGAGGGCCATTCATTTGTCCATCATTTGCTGATTGAGCAGACTGTTAACCACGTAAAACCAGGCGGGTTTATGTTTTTCCTCGTTCCTAACTTTATTTTTGAATCGGAAGAAGCGAAAGAGCTGCATGAATATATAAAGAAGGAAGCAATTATATATTCTTTTTTACAACTTCCGAAATCAATGTTTAAAAATCAGAAGTGGGGAAAAAGTATTCTTGTACTGAGAAAACAAAAAGACGGAATAATTCCGCCAAAACAAGCTCTTCTGGCAGAACTTCCTTCTTTTTCGAACAAACAGGCGCTTGCTGATATTATGCAAAGGATAGCCGGATGGTTTGATGACCATTTAAGGTAA
- a CDS encoding SDR family oxidoreductase, which yields MRHALITAGSKGLGKKVTEQLLEDGFSVTVHYHSDTAAVEEMKSELGEKIERVQFVQGDVTKKEDLLKLVKETLEKWGRIDVLVMNAGPYIFERKKLMDYSEDEWHKMIDGNLNSAFILLKEIVPVMREQSFGRIVSYAFQGADHTPGWLYRSAFAAAKTGLVSLTKTVSIEEAEYGITANVVCPGKIVDEYKEASIDEAKKVRDEETPVGRPGTGEDIARTVSFLCEEKADLITGAVIEVTGGVDVLHKFR from the coding sequence ATGCGCCATGCATTGATCACAGCAGGATCAAAAGGGCTGGGTAAAAAAGTTACAGAACAGCTTCTGGAGGACGGTTTTTCTGTTACGGTACATTATCACAGTGATACAGCCGCTGTTGAAGAAATGAAGTCAGAGCTGGGTGAAAAAATCGAACGTGTCCAGTTTGTTCAGGGAGATGTGACAAAGAAAGAAGATCTTCTGAAGCTCGTGAAGGAAACTCTGGAAAAATGGGGCCGGATAGATGTACTCGTCATGAATGCAGGCCCTTATATTTTTGAGAGAAAGAAACTAATGGATTACAGCGAAGACGAATGGCATAAAATGATTGACGGTAATCTAAATTCAGCATTTATACTGTTGAAAGAAATCGTACCTGTTATGAGGGAACAAAGTTTCGGAAGAATAGTTTCCTATGCCTTTCAAGGGGCGGACCATACACCAGGATGGCTTTACCGTTCAGCTTTTGCCGCAGCAAAGACGGGCCTCGTATCGCTTACAAAAACTGTATCGATTGAAGAAGCAGAATACGGAATCACCGCCAATGTTGTTTGTCCAGGGAAGATAGTTGATGAGTATAAAGAGGCTTCCATTGACGAAGCAAAGAAGGTAAGGGATGAAGAAACCCCTGTAGGCCGGCCAGGTACAGGTGAGGACATAGCCAGAACAGTCAGCTTCTTATGCGAAGAAAAGGCAGATTTAATTACCGGAGCAGTCATTGAAGTCACCGGCGGGGTCGACGTGCTGCATAAATTCAGGTAA
- the ytfJ gene encoding GerW family sporulation protein, with the protein MSEHPIQGLMKTAMENLKEMVDVNTIVGDPVETPDGSVIMPVSKVGFGYAAGGSEFVIDQPRGSATGENGNKHPFGGGSGGGVSITPIAFLVVSSQGVKMVHLDQNTHLVEKLLDFTPQVVEKIQQMMQSGQQNQKQNRQQSGSQMAGQQQPQQQPQPDTVVQRTETETFTETRNE; encoded by the coding sequence ATGTCTGAACATCCAATACAAGGTTTAATGAAAACCGCTATGGAGAACTTAAAAGAAATGGTTGATGTGAATACAATTGTAGGAGATCCAGTTGAGACGCCAGACGGAAGCGTCATTATGCCAGTCTCTAAAGTAGGATTTGGTTATGCAGCTGGTGGAAGTGAATTTGTAATTGATCAGCCAAGAGGTTCTGCAACTGGTGAAAACGGGAATAAACATCCTTTTGGCGGAGGTAGTGGTGGTGGTGTCTCCATTACTCCAATCGCATTTCTCGTTGTAAGCAGCCAGGGAGTCAAAATGGTTCATCTCGACCAGAACACACACCTGGTTGAAAAGCTTTTAGACTTTACGCCTCAAGTTGTTGAAAAAATTCAGCAGATGATGCAGTCAGGCCAGCAGAACCAAAAGCAAAACCGCCAGCAGTCAGGAAGCCAGATGGCTGGTCAGCAGCAACCGCAACAGCAACCGCAACCGGATACAGTGGTGCAGAGAACGGAAACAGAGACTTTTACTGAAACAAGAAACGAATAA
- a CDS encoding metal-dependent hydrolase, which yields MKVSYHGHSVVKIETNGTNILIDPFITGNGTTDLEVKDLRADVILLTHGHNDHVGDTVELAKANDALVVAPFELATYLGWKGINTHPMHIGGAHEFGFGTVKLTQAFHGSAYTDEENQQIIYTGMPAGILFKAEGKTIYHAGDTALYSDMKLLAKHEIDLAFLPIGDNFTMGPEDALTAAEWIGAKKVVPMHYNTFPVIEQDPKAFAGKVKSGEGLVLEAGDNLEL from the coding sequence ATGAAGGTTTCCTATCATGGACATTCAGTAGTGAAAATTGAAACAAACGGGACAAACATTTTAATCGATCCATTTATTACAGGAAATGGAACAACTGACCTTGAAGTAAAAGATTTACGGGCGGATGTTATTCTTCTGACCCACGGGCATAATGACCATGTTGGAGATACGGTGGAGCTTGCGAAGGCAAACGATGCTTTAGTTGTCGCGCCTTTTGAGTTAGCGACCTATCTTGGATGGAAAGGGATAAATACGCACCCGATGCATATAGGCGGGGCGCATGAATTTGGATTCGGGACAGTAAAGCTCACACAGGCATTTCACGGCTCTGCGTACACTGATGAAGAGAACCAGCAGATAATTTATACAGGTATGCCGGCAGGGATATTGTTTAAAGCTGAAGGGAAAACGATTTACCATGCCGGTGATACAGCGTTATACTCCGATATGAAACTCCTTGCCAAGCATGAAATCGATCTTGCGTTCCTGCCTATCGGCGATAATTTCACCATGGGGCCGGAAGATGCGTTGACTGCAGCTGAATGGATTGGAGCGAAGAAAGTTGTTCCGATGCATTATAATACTTTCCCTGTCATAGAGCAGGATCCGAAGGCATTTGCCGGGAAAGTAAAATCCGGAGAAGGCCTCGTCCTGGAAGCTGGAGATAACCTGGAGCTTTAA
- a CDS encoding DUF2953 domain-containing protein, translating to MNIFLWILVILILLLLIMPFLKLRVLVTYLHDGKNDDLSLQFSIFRIIKYTLNVPVIAVDKESPSIVYEEHTDSALGGTERKQKFTVDEFLFDLRKFEQLLNHVVGFHTIIRKFLKKVSMLKLRWVTQIGAEDAALTGSSSGAVWMIKGNVLGIISNYMRLKTAPEIEVIPYFQQIKLKTSLKCMVSFRIGHAILAGIKVLRHMKKGRALFSKNNDQTAGRDIHV from the coding sequence ATGAATATATTCCTGTGGATACTCGTCATCCTCATACTTCTGCTTTTAATAATGCCGTTTCTGAAACTAAGGGTACTGGTGACCTATTTACATGACGGTAAAAATGACGACTTATCGTTACAATTCAGTATATTTCGGATCATCAAATATACCCTCAACGTGCCTGTAATAGCAGTGGATAAGGAAAGTCCTTCAATCGTATATGAAGAGCATACGGACAGCGCACTGGGCGGGACAGAACGAAAACAGAAGTTCACTGTTGATGAGTTTTTATTCGATTTGAGAAAATTTGAACAGCTGTTAAACCATGTAGTTGGTTTTCATACTATTATTAGGAAATTCCTGAAGAAGGTTTCCATGCTGAAATTAAGATGGGTCACTCAAATTGGCGCAGAAGACGCGGCTTTAACGGGTTCCTCTTCAGGAGCGGTCTGGATGATAAAAGGGAATGTACTGGGGATTATTTCTAATTATATGCGATTAAAAACAGCCCCGGAAATTGAAGTAATACCTTATTTTCAGCAAATTAAATTAAAAACGTCATTAAAATGCATGGTTTCCTTTCGAATCGGACATGCTATCCTTGCAGGAATAAAGGTATTACGTCATATGAAAAAAGGCAGAGCTCTGTTCAGCAAAAACAATGATCAAACAGCAGGGAGGGATATTCATGTCTGA
- the sppA gene encoding signal peptide peptidase SppA produces MSTKRWIAVLAAAGLFLVSSAFTMFTTLFATGIDDLFEVSDQPFEERVVESGDGTGKIAVIHLNGVIENSYNPPGIFQAAGYHHENFLRQLDTAAEDGQVHGIIIRVNTPGGGVVESSEIHDKIVDIQEEFRKPVYISMGSMAASGGYYIAAPADKVFANSQTITGSLGVIMQSINVSELAEDLGISSEVIKSGPYKDIMSATREMTDDEREILQDLIDESYEQFVDVIEAGRDFSREEVYELADGRIYSGSQAYEAGLIDGLGHFHEVIDTMQEDLDRGNLTVVEYEPAFGLPGIFSFAAQRIFTNELDLLGITDWVHSNQGAKLMYLYTD; encoded by the coding sequence ATGAGTACAAAACGCTGGATTGCTGTGTTAGCTGCGGCCGGACTATTTCTGGTTTCTAGTGCGTTCACTATGTTTACCACCCTGTTTGCAACTGGTATAGATGATCTGTTTGAGGTATCGGATCAGCCATTTGAAGAAAGGGTTGTTGAGAGTGGGGATGGTACCGGGAAGATTGCGGTTATCCATTTAAACGGTGTTATTGAAAATAGTTATAATCCACCTGGAATTTTCCAGGCAGCCGGTTATCATCATGAGAATTTCCTCCGGCAGCTTGATACTGCAGCAGAGGATGGCCAAGTCCATGGAATAATCATCCGGGTCAACACTCCCGGAGGCGGTGTAGTGGAATCAAGTGAAATCCACGACAAAATCGTAGATATTCAGGAAGAGTTCAGAAAACCTGTTTATATATCCATGGGAAGCATGGCTGCGAGCGGAGGTTATTACATCGCGGCACCTGCGGATAAAGTGTTCGCTAACTCCCAGACAATAACCGGGTCGCTTGGTGTGATAATGCAGTCGATTAATGTAAGTGAACTTGCTGAGGATCTGGGTATCAGCAGTGAAGTAATTAAGAGCGGCCCTTATAAGGATATAATGTCTGCTACTAGAGAAATGACAGATGACGAAAGGGAAATTCTTCAGGATCTGATTGATGAGTCCTATGAACAGTTCGTGGATGTTATAGAAGCAGGCCGGGATTTCTCGAGAGAGGAAGTGTATGAGCTTGCTGACGGCCGGATATATAGCGGCAGCCAGGCATACGAAGCAGGTCTGATTGACGGACTGGGCCATTTTCACGAAGTAATAGACACAATGCAGGAAGACCTGGACAGGGGCAATTTAACCGTTGTGGAATACGAGCCGGCATTCGGGCTTCCGGGTATCTTCTCATTTGCAGCTCAGAGAATTTTCACAAACGAATTAGACTTATTAGGCATCACTGATTGGGTGCATTCGAACCAGGGTGCTAAGCTTATGTACCTGTATACGGATTGA